Proteins encoded together in one Mus pahari chromosome 9, PAHARI_EIJ_v1.1, whole genome shotgun sequence window:
- the Pcbd1 gene encoding pterin-4-alpha-carbinolamine dehydratase, whose amino-acid sequence MAGKAHRLSTEERDQLLPNLRAVGWNEVEGRDAIFKQFHFKDFNRAFGFMTRVALQAEKLDHHPEWFNVYNKVHITLSTHECAGLSERDINLASFIEQVAVSMT is encoded by the exons ATG GCTGGCAAGGCACACAGGCTGAGCACTGAGGAGCGGGACCAGCTGCTGCCAAACCTGAGGGCTGTAGGGTGGAATGAAGTGGAAGGCCGAGATGCTATCTTCAAGCAGTTCCATTTTAAAGACTTCAACAGG GCTTTTGGCTTCATGACAAGAGTCGCCCTGCAGGCTGAAAAGCTGGACCACCATCCTGAGTGGTTTAACGTGTACAACAAG GTCCATATCACCTTGAGCACCCATGAATGTGCCGGTCTTTCAGAACGGGATATAAACCTGGCCAGCTTCATCGAACAAGTCGCCGTGTCTATGACATAG